The Edaphobacter sp. 12200R-103 genome contains a region encoding:
- a CDS encoding RNA polymerase sigma factor has product MQGGALSLTAHAALTQEENVAIARGLKRQDPELLDHLIELYQHRLLRYLLFLTGRRDVAEDLFQETWMRVLLRGAQYNGKARFETWLFTIARNLVIDLSRKRTMSSLDEMRESNEDDRPFEVAMPGPSPLEQFASREDSAEVAEVLLTLDTGYREVLVLRFYEELSLEEIAGVTGAPLSTVKSRLYRGLASLKPELEKVRNYRPAAAEARG; this is encoded by the coding sequence ATGCAAGGCGGAGCCCTATCGCTAACGGCGCATGCTGCGCTGACTCAGGAAGAGAATGTCGCGATCGCCCGTGGGCTGAAACGGCAGGATCCTGAGCTGCTGGATCATTTGATCGAGCTCTACCAGCACAGGCTGTTGCGATACCTGCTTTTCCTTACCGGGAGGCGCGACGTCGCCGAAGACCTCTTCCAGGAGACCTGGATGCGCGTCCTGCTCCGAGGTGCGCAGTACAACGGAAAGGCCAGGTTTGAGACCTGGTTGTTTACGATTGCCCGAAATCTCGTGATCGACCTTTCGAGGAAGCGGACAATGTCCAGTCTTGACGAGATGCGGGAAAGCAACGAAGATGATCGTCCGTTTGAAGTTGCAATGCCAGGACCGTCGCCACTGGAGCAGTTTGCGTCGAGGGAGGATTCGGCGGAGGTGGCCGAGGTTCTGCTGACGCTGGATACAGGGTACCGCGAGGTGCTGGTTCTGCGGTTTTACGAAGAGCTTTCGCTGGAGGAGATTGCCGGGGTTACAGGGGCTCCTCTTTCGACGGTGAAGTCGAGACTGTACAGGGGACTGGCCTCTCTGAAACCGGAGCTTGAGAAGGTGCGCAACTATCGTCCAGCAGCTGCGGAGGCGCGGGGATGA
- the rlmB gene encoding 23S rRNA (guanosine(2251)-2'-O)-methyltransferase RlmB has protein sequence MEVLFGLHPIEEAIRAGSGRLDRISIARERRDARLEKIAALARSAGIRVALEPREQLTRAAKTDAHQGVIAFLRDRAFLSIEDLLVPPSDGHHRFFLALDGIEDPHNLGALLRTADGAGVDGILVPERRSAPITPTVAKTSAGASEHVRIARVTNLVRSLEQMKKANVWVIGLDERGTPDYMDFDFTSDCVLVLGREGAGLHDLVKKTCDHLLRIPMAGKVSSLNVSVAGAVVMYEAMRQRRATSVQPMTAPAPATTKKRKGLGSL, from the coding sequence ATGGAAGTTCTCTTCGGCCTCCACCCCATTGAAGAGGCCATTCGAGCCGGGTCTGGTCGCCTCGATCGCATCTCCATCGCCCGTGAGCGACGCGACGCGCGACTTGAGAAGATCGCCGCGCTGGCCCGCTCCGCCGGAATCCGTGTCGCCCTCGAGCCCCGCGAGCAGCTCACCCGCGCCGCCAAAACCGATGCCCATCAGGGAGTTATCGCCTTTTTGCGCGATCGCGCCTTCCTCTCCATCGAAGACCTCCTCGTTCCCCCCTCCGACGGACACCATCGGTTCTTTCTCGCGCTCGACGGCATCGAGGACCCCCACAACCTCGGCGCGCTCCTCCGCACCGCGGACGGTGCCGGCGTCGACGGCATCCTCGTGCCGGAACGCCGCAGCGCCCCCATCACCCCGACCGTCGCCAAAACCTCCGCCGGAGCCTCCGAGCACGTCCGCATTGCCCGCGTTACCAACCTCGTCCGCTCCCTCGAGCAGATGAAGAAAGCCAACGTCTGGGTCATCGGGCTCGATGAGCGCGGAACCCCCGATTATATGGACTTCGACTTCACCTCCGACTGCGTCCTGGTGCTGGGCCGCGAGGGCGCCGGGCTCCACGACCTGGTCAAAAAGACCTGCGACCACCTTCTGCGCATCCCCATGGCTGGAAAGGTCTCCTCGCTCAACGTCTCGGTCGCCGGAGCCGTCGTCATGTACGAGGCCATGCGTCAGAGGCGGGCGACATCCGTCCAACCCATGACCGCCCCCGCGCCTGCCACAACCAAAAAGCGCAAGGGCCTTGGCAGTCTCTGA